In Malus sylvestris chromosome 16, drMalSylv7.2, whole genome shotgun sequence, the following are encoded in one genomic region:
- the LOC126608370 gene encoding gibberellin-regulated protein 3-like, whose translation MESRLLLVVAVLFFCMAVVSSEHSTIEDHETQAVVKGANRRLLPFLNCEGLCNQRCSKHSRPNVCTRACGTCCMRCKCVPPGTAGNREACGTCYTDMTTHHNHLKCP comes from the exons ATGGAGTCACGCTTGCTTCTTGTTGTGGCGGTTTTGTTCTTCTGCATGGCGGTGGTTTCGTCCGAACATTCTACCATTGAAGACCATGAAACGCAG GCGGTGGTGAAAGGAGCAAACAGAAGGCTTTTACCATTCCTGA ACTGTGAAGGGTTGTGCAATCAGAGGTGCAGTAAGCACTCCAGGCCAAACGTGTGCACAAGGGCATGTGGTACCTGCTGCATGAGGTGCAAATGTGTTCCTCCCGGCACCGCTGGCAACAGAGAAGCCTGCGGGACCTGCTACACTGATATGACTACTCACCACAACCACCTCAAGTGCCCTTAA